The following are from one region of the Mesorhizobium sp. B4-1-4 genome:
- a CDS encoding acetoacetate decarboxylase, giving the protein MEIADVLKRAYAMPLTNPSFPPGPYRFFDREYIIITYRTTREALEAVVPAPLEIDEPLVKYEFIRMPDSTGFGDYTETGQVIPVRYKGQHGGYVHSMYLDDDAPIAGGRELWGFPKKLANPKIVHEGEVIVGTLHYGSVLCATGTMGYKHREADHVSVLASLAAPNFLIKIIPHVDGTPRICELVRYYLTDITLKEAWTAPAALDLRPHVMADVAKLPVLDIVSAIHFKADLTLGLGEVVHDYLAGYSQLANSTTLPEKIRA; this is encoded by the coding sequence TTGGAAATCGCCGATGTCTTGAAGCGCGCCTATGCGATGCCGCTGACCAACCCGTCTTTTCCGCCCGGCCCCTACCGTTTCTTCGACCGCGAATACATCATCATCACCTACCGCACGACGCGCGAGGCGCTCGAAGCCGTCGTGCCGGCGCCGCTGGAGATCGACGAGCCGCTGGTCAAGTACGAATTCATCCGCATGCCCGATTCGACCGGCTTCGGCGATTACACCGAGACCGGCCAGGTCATCCCGGTGCGGTACAAGGGCCAGCATGGCGGCTACGTCCATTCGATGTATCTCGACGACGACGCACCGATCGCCGGCGGGCGCGAGCTGTGGGGGTTTCCAAAGAAGCTGGCCAACCCTAAGATCGTCCATGAGGGCGAGGTGATCGTCGGCACGCTGCACTATGGCAGCGTTCTGTGCGCCACCGGCACGATGGGCTACAAGCACCGCGAGGCTGACCACGTTTCCGTGCTTGCCTCGCTCGCCGCGCCCAATTTCCTGATCAAGATCATCCCGCATGTGGACGGCACGCCGCGCATTTGCGAGCTGGTGCGCTATTACCTCACCGATATCACGCTGAAAGAAGCCTGGACGGCGCCGGCCGCGCTCGATCTGCGGCCCCACGTCATGGCCGACGTGGCGAAGCTGCCGGTGCTCGACATCGTGTCCGCCATCCACTTCAAAGCCGATCTGACGCTCGGGTTGGGCGAGGTGGTCCACGACTATCTTGCCGGTTACAGCCAGCTCGCAAACAGCACAACCCTGCCGGAGAAAATTCGTGCTTGA
- a CDS encoding patatin-like phospholipase family protein, which translates to MLERNRNKEAAATIEEISAQYDRIALVFQGGGALGAYQAGVYQALAEAGCEPSWLSGVSIGAINAAIIAGNESSRRLQRLEQFWQTISGRKIWSYTPEGDIYRDIRNRTSSWMTMTMGQPGFFKPRNPNPWFEHTGAEGATSFYDTAELKDTLESLIDFDVLNDGRKRLSVGAVNVRTGNFVYFDTDKVRIGPEHIMASGALPPAFPSVRIEGEYYWDGGIVSNTPLQYLLDQEEDRSSLVFQVDLFSARGVLPRGMADVLSRHKDIMYSSRTRQNTDNFQRIHALKMKLLEALKRVPPELLKDGEKELIADYSDAGVVNIVHLIYQHKGYEGHAKDYEFSGTSMREHWEMGLEDTQRTLRHRQWLTLPTNVEGVAIHDLHREDPT; encoded by the coding sequence GTGCTTGAACGCAACCGAAACAAGGAAGCCGCCGCCACCATCGAGGAGATCTCGGCGCAATACGACCGCATCGCTCTGGTGTTCCAGGGCGGCGGTGCGCTCGGCGCCTACCAGGCCGGCGTCTACCAGGCGCTGGCCGAGGCCGGCTGCGAGCCGAGCTGGCTGTCCGGCGTGTCGATCGGCGCCATCAACGCCGCGATCATCGCCGGCAATGAGTCCAGCCGCCGGCTGCAGCGGCTGGAGCAGTTCTGGCAGACGATCTCGGGCCGCAAGATCTGGTCGTATACGCCGGAGGGCGACATCTACCGCGACATCCGCAACCGCACCTCCTCGTGGATGACGATGACCATGGGCCAGCCCGGCTTCTTCAAGCCGCGCAATCCCAATCCCTGGTTCGAGCATACCGGCGCCGAGGGCGCCACCAGCTTCTACGACACCGCCGAACTGAAGGATACGCTGGAGAGCCTGATCGACTTCGATGTCCTGAATGACGGCAGGAAGCGGCTAAGCGTCGGCGCGGTCAATGTCCGGACCGGCAATTTCGTCTATTTCGACACCGACAAGGTGCGCATCGGACCCGAGCACATCATGGCCAGCGGCGCGCTGCCTCCCGCCTTCCCGTCGGTCCGTATCGAGGGCGAGTATTACTGGGACGGCGGCATCGTCTCCAACACGCCGCTGCAATATCTGCTCGACCAGGAAGAGGACCGCTCCTCGCTGGTATTCCAGGTCGATCTGTTCAGCGCCCGCGGCGTCCTGCCACGCGGCATGGCCGACGTGCTGTCGCGCCACAAGGACATCATGTATTCCAGCCGCACGCGCCAGAACACCGACAATTTCCAGCGCATCCACGCGCTCAAGATGAAGCTGCTCGAGGCGCTGAAGCGCGTGCCTCCCGAATTGCTGAAAGACGGCGAGAAGGAGCTGATCGCCGACTATTCCGACGCCGGCGTTGTCAACATCGTCCACCTGATCTACCAGCACAAGGGCTACGAGGGACACGCCAAGGACTATGAATTCTCCGGCACCTCGATGCGCGAGCACTGGGAGATGGGCCTGGAGGACACGCAGCGCACCTTGCGCCATCGCCAGTGGCTGACCCTGCCGACCAATGTCGAGGGCGTCGCCATCCACGATCTGCACCGCGAGGACCCGACCTAG